tttgtcagacgggacgtacgagttgattccggagtctgacggaggtgatctcgaagctcaagtgaacactgcggaactaactgaagccccgaaccaaagttcggaagagcctagcgctgaaatagttagcaattaccgagaaggcaagccctggacataacctatatttcaaattattatcatttactgttattacttacttgtgcatttacagttcttaggatttgaattgaaaccctagatgcatgatcctaggaacctatgtactgaacactagacctgagttcgactatctgctaagcttataggaacggtaaaagtcgagtgattgcctgtcactcgcgagctttataggaattgcttgtttactttctgttaacaatataaggacgacggacggggttgtgttcgatatcatgtcctatgtgagaccccgtctgtgttgatgaacttgctaaggtcgcggtgtgtggtagtgctggttaagtttttgaaagtactagtcacatgccgtaaatatggtacgcggcaagcctagtagccgattggaccggggagtggatatacctcccactctctcagtagggataggttttattttatgttgcgcaacactacgacttctagggacaaggttcggccttggagccctgtagtcggggagagtggcactatccacaagccggaaagaaaggttaacggttgtttgggaatgacccgacggtattccagacgtgtgtgctaggttacccttgcaaggttgaatttcgattcagaatcgtccgcctctcacgatgaaatgagactgcttgatctctttgccacacagagtaataagagcaacaatattcttattaatcttgatgtttgcttagaagtttcaccatgaatggttagtagatgcttacatagaatggttaatcaactagaatcttgcagctgaaacttgaaagtaaggacctactctttattgcttttcagcaaaggaaaaccagagccttacaaagccttgcatagtctagctaaggtgggctgcttatacccgttgtcggttaagtcttgctgagtattagaatactcagccttgctgttgaaaccctttttcaggtatgacttttgaggatcaggtcgctagcttgacctatccttgctcgttgcctcctggctggtccgtagaatgggatacgtcttcggtcggcaatgactatgacgagtgatacccggcttgggctagcttggtatacttttggcgacgtgttgtagagatcgtgtttcatcttccgctgtttagactctgaacttataatcatggcttgtataactgttttacttaagttggttttgtaataatggtttgaactattttgtaatcactactgaacttgcctgtgttgtaaattttgtggttgtaatatctctggactcgccttcgtgcgaggtatgcttgttcgatccgagaatcggtggttgtatcgggacgttacccgacagaccaaaaattgttccgtttgaagtgcgtttaagctaatgttgcctttatggtgatggtttacgcacttgagccgggataatttaggcggttctgccacatccAGCACGTGCATGCATGGCCCGTGTTGCCCGGCCGGTCTTCTTCTACGAGGTTGTGTTcacttccaaaatttctctctccaaatttcactattcacttaccacatcaaatcttttacctcatgcatggagtattaattATAGATAAACAagaaaactaattgtataattttgatgtacacgacgagacgaatcttttaagcctagttaggtcgtggtaggacaacaattaccacaaacaaatgaaaagtgTTACAGTGTGCCACAGTGTCCGATATGACCCTTTTTACCcgtattttacggatctaaacaacCCCGAGTAGGGGAAACGTATTACTAGTAGTACTCCCTGCAATGCAGTGACGCTCTCGGCCTAAACTCGCCTTTACTTCCTGTCACCTGCACACGCGCAGTGAACGGTCTTGGTAATCAGACGATACGGTCAGCAATGAAGGAGCAGAAAACAAAAATCGTACGTGTACGATGGTAGTACGCGGAGGTCGTGCACTTGCGAGCTCGTCTTCCTCCGGTGGCTGGCGCGAATCAAACTCTCAGTGGAACCACTGAACCAGCTACACTCCTCCCCTGTCACGCCGCCAATGGACGCGTCCGAGTCGCCGCCGGATCCCGCTTGCCATTCGCGAGGAGGATCCGGCGATCCGTGGACAGCAGGCGCACTACCAGGCCCGTGTTTAGAtgtaaaaaatcaaaatttcaaaaaaaatttccggcacttgcatggagacttaaatctagacaaaataaaaaacacattgcgactgctgcctgtaaatcgcgagacgaatctaatgaacctaattaagctgtaatcagacgctaaattgctacagtaaataaactctaatgacagattaattaggctcattagattcgtctcacgatttacaggcgagttctgtaattatttttgtgattagtctatatttagtacttcaaatgtagaaagatgtctttttaaaatttttacaaCGTGCAATCAAACGGGGCCCAGGCCGCTGGGCTGCTGCTAGGCCCAGCACGGCGCTGCAGACTGGGATCCGGTTCCTCTGAAGTAATTTACAGCTACCTCAGAGAGACGTAAATGGAAAAAATACTGTAGCACGACGTTGTCGAATCACgacctaattaggtttaaaagattcgtctcgaaattaCACTTGGGGTTATGAAATggattttgtcagttatccacactTAAGACTTCTGATTAGTAGTCAAACATGCCGCCGGAAATTTTGTGGAATTTTAaagagaactaaacagggccaaagTGGAAAAGGAGTAATAATATCCTACTGACCAGATGCTCCTGATAGGGCCTATGCATGGGTATCAGCTCCTGATAGGGCCTATGCATGGGTATCAGCTCCAACTCGAGGACAACAAACTACCCTGCCGGATCTTTTGCTTGGTTGTTGTCTGCCCTCGCGTGGAAGGCAAGCAGAGCAATGCTGCCGCCTCCCTGATATATCAACATATCATCCGCGAAAATCTTCTCAACGTGATGTGAGCCTGACCCAATGGGCACAAAACATGGTCAAAGGTCAGAGCCTCTCTAGACACTACAAGTTTCTCATGCTGGTGCGTTCCGgataagagaaaaagaaaaaaaaagtaaaaaaaaaaacagaggaaaGGCATGGCCATGATGGGTTTCTCGGCGAAAAAGATGGTATTTTGGCAGGCGAGATACCGCATGCCGGAATATACAGTAGCAGCATCATGGCGTCGTCTACGGTCTGCCCCTGCCACTGTTCCCAGCCCCCATTCCTGCCCGTGTCCTGGGCCACTGGCATGTGGGGCCGCGTGTTGCTGTGGAATGTGGTGGTTGGATCGGTGGGTGCCCGTGCCAccgccgtcgctgtcgacggATCCCGGCGAATTCCCGGGGATCTTGAGAGAGATTGTGGTCATGTGACAGCAACAAATACGATGTTTCTTGCCCGCCTTGTGGACAGGGACAGCCGATCCGCAAGCAACGACATTTTTTGGGACAGATGTCTTCCATCTACCCTCTGTACGGACACGCTtgcatcttttctttctttttttttgaaaaactacGCCTGCATTTTTAGTCTCTGTTTAGCTgaaacgcaaatttttttttcgaaagaatcttactaatttgaagtactaaatgaaatctatttataaaactttttgtacagatggattgtaaatcgcgagacgaatctaatgatgctaattaatccataattagctaatggttactatagcatcactgttgcaaatcatagattaagtaggctcattagattcgtctcgcgatttacagcccatctatgcaaaaaaaattgtaaatagacttcatttagtattccatgtatgtgtcaaaacatttgatgtgatgttttttttatatttacggGATTTATGGGgcgggaactaaacaaggcatTACTAGCTTGCAAAAAGACATGTTCACATACGCACAACAAAGAAGTAAACAGAGGAGAAATCGAAAATATGTGCACAAGAGAACAAATTTTACAGTGAGTCAGTGATAGATGACTGATGGCTGCATAGCACACGAAAGGAACAGCTGAACACAACATTAGAGTACACTGCAGGATTTTTGTTTGAAGTTCCACGCCGGCGTGAACAACAAACATCCACTCAATTGCTGATTGGGTAATCCACACAATAGTTACACTTACACAGCTAGCTAGTACAGGCCAGCAACTACAACTACAAGGCAGCAGCAAACAAAACATGACGCTGAACGCCTTCCTCAATGTGACTTGTGGAGATCTGCGAGCGGTCCATGAGTATGCTCTGGAATGAAACCGTGCCCCGTCAGGATTCCAATGCAAACAATGGGAGGTCTCTGTAATGCAAAAGAAAGAAATTAGTTACAGGCACAGATTTATTTGTCAGAAAGCATGAATAAGTTATGCAACAAACTCAAGAGAATGCCCAGCGCTGCAATGTTTTGGTCACTGGAGTAAGACGTGGAGGAAGGGAGCTCACCTCTGGGATCTTCGGCACAACCAAGTGACCAACACGGTGCCTTCATCCTCATGTTCTCGAAAAGGAGGTCATTCTTCGTAACCACTGCGTATGCTTGAGGTATCTTGTTCTTGGATGAAATCTCTGCAGCACGAAGCCAGCTCCCACTGTTTTTTCACCGTCTCATTCACGAAGCCCTTGCCCTTCAGCGAAACAGCACGGCACGGCACCATTGCTGCTGCTCAGGGTCAGGGCTCAGGCGCATCACAGGGAGAgcgagcggccgccgccggacgaCCATCTGTGCAGGATCTGGCCCAGGCACAGCACGGCGCACACCAGCAGGACGAGCTTGACGAGCAGCGGCAAGTACTGCGAGAGCTCCACGCTCGACGAGTGCAGGACCTGCAGCGACAGCAGCAAAGCGCATGATGAAGATTTTGCCTTCTCGATTTTCTTCTGCAAGTGcgggcgccggtggcggcgtaCGTACCATCGCGACTCCGGCGAAATGTCCCCGCCGCACCgacgccgacgcggcggcggcgtggtgttggtcggagggcggcggcggcggcggcggcattggcGTCGTCCTCTTGGCCACGGCCTCGCGCGGCGCGGAGCCCTTGTTGGGCCTGGCGGTGGAGCAGCTCCGGAGGCGCTGCACGTCCTTGCTCTGCAGGGGCTTCACGATGAAGTCCTCGGCGCCGGCGTTCAAGCATCTGTTGTTGTCAGTAACAGAGAGTTAAGAGCTCGCCACGATCAAGCATCGCCGGCCGGGTTGTATCACAAAATCAATGGTCAAGATTCTGTATGAATGCACAAATGAGAACTCGTAATTAGAGAAATGCAGGCCCAGGACTGCAGTCAGGGGCTGACTGAATTTTGTACATCTGATGATGTATCACTGCCAAGATTACTGCCGAGCGTTTTTCAAGCAGGCATTCAGAGAGAACAGAAAGGCGGCTTTTTCCTCTCTGTTTAACCGCATCAACTCTGCACAAAAACAGgtactgaaaaaaaaagagaaagaaattgaAAAGGAAGGGCACCTGCTGATCCGCTGGGGCTCGTTCTCTGACGACATGACGACCACCGGTATCGGCTTCAGGGGGGTCAGCGCCTGGAAAACACCCATGAAATTTGCCGCGTGAGGATGACTGGATGAGACGAGATGAAATACAAGCGCAAATGAACTGACCGACGCGTGTCAGAAAATGCAGCGGTTGGTATTGTATGCAGGTGTGGTGGTGTACCTTGATGGCCTTGAGCAGGTCGTAGCCGGTCATCTCGGGCATGGAGTAGTCGGTGAGCACCATGTCGACGGCCTGCCCCTGCGAAAAACGCCCGGTATTTTAAACCACCGTTGGAAGCACTGGCACTGAAGTAGAGGGGACGCAGAAAAGAAAAACGGAGAAGAACAGGATCCCGTTGGAGCCTACAGCACTGTCCCTTACTAGTTACTCTACTCCCCCATCCGGTGCTGAGCTTTTGCAGGACATGGAGGCGAGATGCTACTGAGGCACTAATGACCCAGGCCAGCTCCCCCTAATGCAGCACTAACACTATCTTAGTCATGACAATTTTTTTTACTACTATATATTAGGGCAGTGGTGCTACGCTGGAGGCTGGACAGCTTTTCTCAGGCTGCTGTGAGACGGCCCCTTTTGGACGCCATGAAAAGTGGCGACCAGTGTGTgtgggagagagagaagtgGTGAACAGAAGCCGTCACGCGTACGGTACGGCGAGGCACCATGCGCTCGCTCATCAGTGTGTGGCGTGGAGTGAACTGTAAACCAGCACGGGATGCCATGCTTGCTGCAAGTCACAGCACGGCTGAATTCCTTATTCCTCCTCGCATCAGCTAGAGAGAGATGCATGATCCCCGAAACTTGGCAGTGATGAGAGGAGGGGCCTTTACCTGGCCGCCCTTGAGGCCGAGGAACTCCATGGCCTTCTTCGCGCTGTCGACGGCGATCACTGGAACAAAATCGGAGCTAGTCagacctcagcagcagcagcagcagcgtgaACAAGATAATTCGATCGGCTCTGTAGTCTGGGATCAGAGTCAGAGAAGAGCAAGGAAAAGTAGCGGAGTGCCACCGCGAGGTTCGTGCTGACCGTGGAAGGAGCCTGCGCAGGAGCCGCCGCTGAGCAGGAGCTGCGCCACCCGGCGGTCGACGGGGGAGTCGTCCACCACCAGCACCCtcgtcaccccctccgccgcccccgctccACCAACAACCTCCATGGCTCTCTTTCTCGGTTATCTAGTATACAATCGAAgcgggcaagcggcggcggaaaAAGCTTCTAGTCGTCGTGGTAGAGAAAGAGGGGTCGCCGGCCGGTTGCTCTTCTTATAAGCGCGCGCGACGCCGCGCCAGCGCCACCAAGGCATGAAGAAGGAAaggcgaggaaggaggaggacgggAGCGTGCGGGCCCCACACCCGGGGGAACAGGACCCTCTGAACACACAAGTCGCCGTGACGTCCTCTCACCGACAACAGGGCCCACAGGTGGGGGCCCGCATGTCGGCTGCGGCGGGACGTCTCGCGTGCGTGGCACGGAGAGGGGAAGTGTGCCTTTTGCTCTAAATTTTGCTGTCGGGGAATCTCCTCCCGAGTCCACGCTTTCAAATCATTCTcgtctcctttcttttcttttcttcggTATCGCCAAcaaacaggaaaaaaaattcGAATGTTAATTGAATATAAAACTAGCTGACGGTGAGTGAGTACTGCCTGCAGGGATTCCGGGGAATCCCCGTTTAGAGATTTGGCTAGGGGTGTAACACGCAGCGAGATCTTCCTGTGGGAAGGTTTGTAAGAAGGTGGTTTAGACAGATTAAGGCCGCCGTTCGAGGCGTAATACTCTACGTCATGTGTTCTTGAGTTCTTGGGATTATTATTCTTGCTCCTGTGTGTTCGATATTTGGGATTAGGAGCCGATCCCCTTACATGTCGTGGGTCCTTCCTATTTATAGAATACAACCGGTACTGGGCATATTTTCCCTTGGGTGTGAACGCTCCACGCCTGGGGCGGGTGCCGTCCACCAACTTGTTCCGCTTCTTGTCAGCCGGGAGGCCAGTCTGTCGGGCCCACCTAGAACCGTCCGGGGTGCACCCCGGAGAGACGCGGCACCCCGAGAGCCCCGGGGTGTGGCTCGAGGCGTCGCGGGCGTCCCGGGGTGGCCTTCTCCTGACCTGTGCTGGGCCCGCCTTTCACTCGGGGTGACCTGAGTCAACCCCGGGCAGGCGGCCGGGGTCGAGCGAGGAGTTACCACGACGGGACGCGTAGTAAATGGGGCGAGCTCCAGCCACCGCCCACTTACCCTTGATGTGACACAGCTCAGAGATAAGCCTATCCAGCCGGCTCACCGCTGCACGGCTCCTCCGTAATCATGATGTTTTTACGGGGAAGTCGCACCCTCCTTCGGGCTTCGTGCAGGTGCGGTGCTGTAATCCAGAGGGGTGCCCGCACGGTAAAATTTTTTCTACCGGGTGGGTGTCTTCGTCGAGAAGGAAAAGGATCCTTCGCGGACCGCCACGAGAGGCTCGGGCTCGATCCAGCCCGAGCGGACGTGGGGTCCGCCTGGAAGACCCGCTCGGGCTCCTCATTGTGTGTTTTTTCCCGGCGAGTGAGACCCCCCATCCCACTGACACTGACtgaatataaaactaattgcataaattGTAATtgatataaaactaattgcataagttgtAATTGGGCTCTAAACAAAtatattaagtataattaatgcacATCTAGtggacggttactgtagcaattaatggtcaaattatagattaattagacttaatagattcgtctcgtgattaagtcacggtttatgaaattagttttgtaataaatCTATATTTAAATGTGTAAACATGTGATGTGACGGAAGTTAGACTTAAACcggaaaaaaatcaaacaagaccTTCATATTCTCTGCACTAATGATGCCACATGCCGGGGCCGCATCAAAGCCGCACTGCACAGGAACAGGGCCCGAAAAGGCTCTCCGATCCGCAAAGGTTCGTTCCACTGCTTTGAGATCGAGCGAGAACAGCGTTGCAGATCTCCCCAACACCGACTCTGACCCTCCCTTGGACCGGACCCCGTCGATTGATCAGAATCTCCACAGCCCACACAGTGACCGGCCGCCGTACGATCAGCCCTGTTGCTTGAGAATCACACCACATCTCGTGGCTTtaatgaaaaagaaagaaaaaccatGGCCTGAAGGGTTCTTTCTTTCTCTGATGATGAttgcgagggggggggggggggggggggttggaagAACGCGTGGGCGGCTGGGCCTGGGCGGGTGTCATCGTCACCAGGGGTGGGGTCTGGGCTGGGCTAAACGCCGGCCGGCAGTGGCGAAGCCACATCTTGTCATTGGGGTCAGTCGATCCCGACAAAAGTCCAGCAATTCCATATAAATTCACTGTTCATCACTGTTTTTTATGTTAATGACCCCGTTGCAAAAAACTAAAGACCCCGGTGACCATCATCGCTAGCttcgccccggccggccgggaggTCTCGGCAAGATCCTCGATGGAATAGTAATGGAGCTGGTTGGAGTCCGGGCAGCGTGGATGGCGGACACGTCGTCACGGATTGGATGGATCTGCCTGTTCCGATCCTTCGCATGCCGTTGATAACCAGGTTAAGCTCTCCAGCACGTGCATGCATGGCCCGTGTTGGCCGGCCGGTCTTCTTCTACGAGTAGGGAAAACGTATTACTTATAGTTTTCCATCAGGCCCATGGGCCGTGGGCCGGCCCGAAGCACGAGAATTGGGCCCGgtacacggcccggcccggcacggaggTAAACGGgcccgggccggcccggcacgggcgtcgtgccgtgcctgggccgcgccgcaggcacgtgggccggcccggcccggcacggttaGCGGCCGGCCCGActcggcacgtgggccggcccgtgAGCACGAAGCCCACGAAGCCCGCCAGCACGAGTCGGCCGGCCACataagggggagggggcggccgcgggcgccgtTAACCCTAGCCCCCCTCCATTCCCCGCCCTGGCTCCTCCGCGGCTCCGCCtcgtctcctcctccgccctccgcctcccccgctcctcgccaGATCCGCTCCACGCGGCCACGCCTTCACCCCGAGTCCCCGACCTCCACCGTCCACCCCACCTCTCCGGCCCCTCCATTCCcgcccgcctggccgccgcctcgtctcctccgcctcccccgctcctcgccaGATCCGCTCCACCCCGACCTCCACCACACCTCTCCGGCGTAGATCCGCCGCTCTCCGACCTCCTCCTGTCGCACGGATCGCCGgtaaccctagccccctccattccccgcccgcctggccgccgcctcgtctcctccgcctcccccgctcctcgccaGATCCGCTCCACCCCGACCTGCACCCCACCTGTCCGGCGTAGATCTGCCGCtctccgacctcctccgcctTTCCTCGGCCAGATCCGCCGCTCCAGTGGACCTCCTCCGACTCTGCTCGGTCAGATCCGCCGCTCCCCTCAGGCCCTCACCTCCTTCCCTCTCCTTTCTTCTACTTCTTCCTCACGAATCCTCCTGTCCCCTCTTTGCGAGTCTGTGTGGCCTGCAACTCCGGTGAGGGCGTCGACGGCAACTTCGGTCTTCGGTGCTCCGGCAAAAGGTAAGTCAGAACTCGCCTTTCTTCTCATTCTTCCTCACGAATCCCCCTCACAGTCTCTCCTCCTTGTGCAGGCCGTGAGGGACCGAAGATCGGCGATGGCCGCCGACGACTCCTACAACAATGAGTTGCGGTCGATGGGCTTTCGcggagatgatgaggatgacCTGTCTGCGGATGCCGCTGAGTTGTTTGGGAGCAATGCTGCCATCGACCTGGATCCAGAAGGACTTCCTCAGGGGACGGCCGCTGGATCTGGCACTGGCAGcgcgagcaccgccgctgccactgAATCTGGCTCGACCAGGAAGAGGAGGGCGTCCACCTCCAAGGTCTGGAAAGACTTTGATGAGATCTATGAGGTAATTGATGGTAAGGAACGTCGAACTGGTGCTAGATGCAAGCATTGCAAGAAAAACCTCACTGGTAAATCAACCCATGGTACTGGTCACTTGAAGCGGCACATTCCTATATGCCCTGTTTTGAAATCTCGTAATGCCATGACTCAAACTCAACTTAAGTTTAATCCTGATGGCTCTGTGCACCTTTGGGAGTACAAACCAGAAGTAGCTCGTACTGAGTTGTGTAGGTTAATTGCTCGTCTTGACCTGCCTATTTGCATTGGTGAGTCTGATGCTTTTGAAGAGTACATTACTACTGCTCATAATCCTAAATTTGCTAAGGTGTCTAGGCAAACAACCACTAGAGATTTTGCCAAGTACTTCACTGAACGTCGTGCTCAGCTTGTTGAGTGCTTGAAGTCTGTATCCTCTGTTGCTCTTACTTCTGATATCTGGTCTGGCAATGCTAAGGAGGATTACCTTAGTGTGGTTGCTCATTTTGTGAATGCTGATTGGCAACTAGAGAAAAGGATCTTAGGTCTCAGGTTGATTGATGTGTCTCACAATGCTGAGAATATTGCTGAGCGTATTACTTCTGTTATTGCTGATTATGGGTTAACTGATAAAATCTTTGCTGTTACACTGGACAATGCTGCTGCTAACACTAGGGCTATTAATCAACTTAATCATGTTTTGTCTGGTTATGTTGGTAGCTTGTTCCTGCATCAaagatgtgcttgtcatatcatAAATCTTATTGTTAAGGCTGGTCTTGAAGTGTTTAAGCCAATGCTTGGTGCATTTAGATCTGCTATATCATTTCTAAACTCATCTAACCAGCGCATTGCTGCATATAAGTCATATTGCATTGCTGTTGGTGAAAGACCTCGCAAGTTTGGCTTGGATATGGATGTGAGATGGAATTCTACCTATCTTATGTTAAAACATCTCCTGCCCCATAAGGCCACATTCTCTGTTTTCATCACTACTCAGCATCCTTTGGTTGATGGTCAGCCACTCCTGACAGACCAGCATTGGTATGTTGCTGaaaaaaattttgaattccTTGAACAGTTCTATGATTCCACTGTTGTTATGTCTGGTGTTTATTACCCCACATCTCCATTAATATTGCATCATGTTCTTGAGATAGCTAGCCATCtaaataattatgaaaatgaTAGAGACTTAAGATCAGTTGTGGTTCCTATGAAAGATAAGTTCTTGCAATACTGGTGTGACATACCCATGCTCTACTCCTTTGCATTTATACTAGACCCTAGGGCTAAGCTGAAAGGTTTCACCAATGTTCTTAGACTTCTATCTCAGCTTAATGGTAATGATTACTCATGCTACTTGACTGAGGTAAGGGCTGAGTTGTCTGTTATTTTTGCTAAGTATGATGAGAAGTTTGGTGGTGTAAGGTTGCAAAGGGCTGCCCAACCAGGCCCTACAGGTAAGAGAAAAACTGCTTGGGGAAGAATCTTTGGTGGtgagtcttcttcttctggttctAGTTTGTCTGGTACTACTCTTGGTTCTGTTACTAGTCTTGGTTCTGGTTCTACTTCCTCCTTGCATAGAAGAACCTCTGCTAGTGCTCTGTTGCAAGCTGCAACTTCTGGTGCTTCTCTATCATCTGGTTCTGAATTGTCTGCCTACCTGGACAGTGATACTGTTAACCAGTATGATGATGATTTCAATATCTTGAACTGGTGGCATGAGCATAAGCTATCATATCCTGTTCTTTCAATTCTAGCTAGAGATGTAATGACTGTTCCTGTTTCAACAATATCATCAGAATCTGCATTTAGTATGACTGGCAGGATTATCGAGGAGCGACGACGCCGTCTGGGCCCTGAGGTCGTGGAGATGTTGGCTCTGATCAAGGACTGGgagcaagccgatgcaagactTCAGCATCTCATAGAggatgaagaacttgaagaatcaTTTGAAAACTTATATCTAGATGTTGAATCTGTATAACTATGTAGTGTGGACTGTGGACTGTGGACTTGAACTTGTGATGAACATTTGAACATTTAGAGCTGGCTGTACTCTTTTCCTTTGTAGGGTTTTGTCCTCACGAGGTGTGGGGTTTTACCTAcaaaggtttttaacgaggcagcACCCAAAACAGCTCAATAAATTTGTTATCATGAAATGTGCTTCTGTTTTGTGATCTTTTGTGAATTTGAATCTTAGATTTGAAATCTTGAAATCATTCTGAGTTGAGGGAGTGGCAGCCTGGTGCAGATGGCTAGCCGGGCTCGGGCTGGCACGGCCCACGAAGCCCGCCTGGCAtatcgggccggcccggcacgccaaACAGGCCCCCGTGCCGTGCTCGTGCACAGAGCTgggcacgtgggccggcccggcccggcacgattagTTATCCGGGctaatcgtgccgggccggaTCGTGCCGGGCCGGATCGGGCCCGTGCCGGGTCGGGCCGGGCTCGGCCCATTGGACATCTATAGTATTACTAGTAGTACTCCCTGCAA
This sequence is a window from Panicum virgatum strain AP13 chromosome 7K, P.virgatum_v5, whole genome shotgun sequence. Protein-coding genes within it:
- the LOC120641085 gene encoding two-component response regulator ORR1-like, yielding MEVVGGAGAAEGVTRVLVVDDSPVDRRVAQLLLSGGSCAGSFHVIAVDSAKKAMEFLGLKGGQGQAVDMVLTDYSMPEMTGYDLLKAIKALTPLKPIPVVVMSSENEPQRISRCLNAGAEDFIVKPLQSKDVQRLRSCSTARPNKGSAPREAVAKRTTPMPPPPPPPSDQHHAAAASASVRRGHFAGVAMVLHSSSVELSQYLPLLVKLVLLVCAVLCLGQILHRWSSGGGRSLSL